CGGGCATTCAGGTCCCAAAATCTCGAGAACCCAATAATTGTGGCCCGCGACGGGGAAGAGGCCCTGGCTTTCATTGAAAAATGGGAAGCAGGCGAACCGCGTCCTGTAATCATTTTACTCGACCTGAAGATGCCAAAAGTTGCTGGTCTGGAAGTTCTGAAAGTCCTGAAAAATCATCCGGAATTCAAAACCATCCCTGTAGTGGTATTGACTACTTCCTCTGAATCGTCCGATGTGCATGCTGCATACCAGCTTGGCGCAAATTCCTACATTGTAAAACCGGTGGACTTTGAGAAGTTCCTGGAAGTGGCCAGGCAAATCGATCTCTACTGGAGGTTGTTGAACAAAGCCGATCAATAGGCAACTGCCGCCAATGCGCCTTCGCGGGAGCACAAAATTTATTACCCCAGAATGGTGTGAAAGATCGTTGTGGAATCCAATATCAACGAGCTTGAATATAGAGGGCAGGATAAGGGCTATAACCATTTTAGCCCTGATGTGGGCTTAGCTGAGCCAACTGAGGGTAAGAGCCAAGAAATAGCCATGCTTAAGAATCACCCGCATCTTTACAATAGT
The genomic region above belongs to Bacteroidales bacterium and contains:
- a CDS encoding response regulator — encoded protein: MTGFNEIQPILLVEDNPVDLDLTLRAFRSQNLENPIIVARDGEEALAFIEKWEAGEPRPVIILLDLKMPKVAGLEVLKVLKNHPEFKTIPVVVLTTSSESSDVHAAYQLGANSYIVKPVDFEKFLEVARQIDLYWRLLNKADQ